From Pseudomonas sp. G2-4:
GTGACCTGGATCGCGTCGGAAAACTGAAACAGCGCCGCGTAGACGATCAGCATCGACGCTACCTCAATCACCACCGGATCGGCGGTATAGATCGCCGCGATGGGCCCGCGCAGTGCGAACATCAGGCTCGCCGACAGGCAGGCATAGGCCAACGCCGTGCCCATCCCCACACCCGCGGCGAAGCGCGCTTCACGGGGCTGAGCGCGCCCCAGGGCCTGGCCGACCCGCACGGTCACGGCCATGCCCAGGGAGTAGGGGATCATGAACACCAGGGAACTGAAGTTCAGCGCGATCTGGTGCCCGGCCACGACCGTGGCGCCGAGGCTGCCGATCAGCAGGGCAATTACCGCAAAAATACTCGACTCGGCGAACACCGCGATGCCAATCGGCAGGCCGATGCCCAGCAGGCGCTTGATGACGGTCCAGTGTGGCCAGTCGAAACGGCTGAACAACCGGCTCGATTGATAGACCGGTGCCCAACAGGCCCAACCCGCCATGCCCAGGGCCATGAACCACATCACGATGGCCGTGGCCCAGCCGCAACCGACGCCGCCCATGGCCGGCACGCCGAGGTGGCCGTAGATGAAGATGTAATTGAGTGGAATGTTCAGTGCCAATCCGCACAAGCCCAGGACCATGGCCGGTCGCGTACGACCCAGGCCGTCGCTGAAGCAGCGCAGCACGTGATACAGCGCCACCGCCGGCAGGCCGGTGCCGATACCTCGCAGGTATTCCATGCACGGACCGATCAGTTCCGGGTCGACCTTCATGATGTGCAGGATCGGCTCGGCACTGAACAGTGCCAGCGTTGCGATCAATCCGACCACCAGCGCCAGCCACAGTGCCTGGCGCACCAACGGACCGATCTGGTCGAACGTACCGGCGCCGAAGCGCTGGGCGACTTTCGGAGTCGTGGCCAGCAACGTGCCAGTCATCAACAGGAACACCGGCACCCAGATCGAGTTGCCCAACGCCACTGCCGCCAGATCCCGTGGGCCGACGCGCCCCGCCATCACGGCGTCGACAAAACCCATGGCAGTAGTCGCCAGTTGCGCCACCATGATTGGCAACGCCAAGGCCAGCAGCGTCCTGAGCTCCAGACGAACCCGAGCCGGGCGGGAGAGGGGGGTGTCGATAACAGGATTCACAGGCGAAACGTCCAAAAAAATAAGCGCGAGGCGGCGGATTCTACCCCTTGACGCAGCGGTCAGGAAAAAACCTCTGTTGTGGATTTGTAATCGAGCTCTCCGTGTGTTCAGCCTGGACTGTTTGGACTGTTTGGACTGTTTGGACTGTTTGGGCCGGAGACAGGGTGACCTGTGGCGAGGGAGCTTGCTCCCGCTCGGCTGCGCAGCAGTCGTCGCTCTTTGGATTGGGGTTGCTTCGCAACCCAGCGGGAGCAAGCTCCCTCGCCACAACATCGTTCACTGAAGTAATGCGCTGGCCCATCGAGGCGCGTAGCGCCTACACTGCCTACCCCGCCAAAGGAGCTCTGCCATGCTGATCGTCGCTGACGAAAACATCCCCCTGCTTGATGCGTTTTTCCAAGGTTTCGGCGAAATCCGCCGGGTGCCCGGGCGGGGTATCGACCGGGCGATGGTCGAGCAGGCCGACGTGCTGCTGGTGCGCTCGGTGAGCCAGGTCAATCGGGCGCTGCTGGAAGGCAGCAAGGTGCGCTTCGTCGGCACCTGCACCATTGGCACCGATCACCTGGACCTCGATTATTTCGCCGAGGCCGGCATCCGCTGGGCCAGTGCGCCGGGCTGCAATGCCCGTGGCGTGGTGGACTATGTGCTGGGCAGCCTGATGACCCTGGCTGAAATCGAAGGCGCGGACCTCCAGCAGCGGACCTTCGGCGTGGTGGGGGCCGGTCAGGTGGGCGGGCGGTTGATCGAGGTGCTCAAGGGGCTTGGCTGGACCGTGAAGGTCTGCGATCCGCCACGCCAGGTCGCCGAGGGTGGCGAGTATGTGAGCCTGGAGCAGATCATCGAGCAGTGCGATGTGATCAGCCTGCACACACCGTTGACCCGCGACGGTGAACACCCGACCTGGCACCTGTTCGATGAAGAACGCCTGAACCAGCTCAAGCCCGGCTCCTGGTTGATCAACGCGGCCCGAGGCCCGGTGATCGATAATGCCGCGCTGCGCGAGGTGCTGCTGGAGCGAGAGGACTTGCAAGCGGTGCTGGATGTCTGGGAGCAGGAGCCCACCGTGGATGTGGACCTGGCCGACCTGTGTGTGGTCGCCACGCCGCACATTGCCGGCTACAGCCTTGATGGTCGCCAGCGCGGCACGGCGCAGATCTACGAGGCCTTGTGCGCTTTCCTGGAACGACCGGTTGAAGTACGCCTGAGTGACCTGCTGCCCCGGCCCTGGCTGGCGGGCATCACCCTGGACGCCGAAACCGACCCGGCCTGGGCCCTGGCGGCGCTGTGCCGGAGCGTGTACGACCCACGTCGCGACGACGCGGATTTTCGTCGCAGCCTGGTGGGAACGGTCAGTGAGCAACGCAGTGCGTTTGATGCCCTGCGCAAGCACTATCCGCCGCGCCGGGAAATCGACAGCTTGAAGGTGCGTATCGAAGGGGCGTCCGCGACCTTGCAACAGATCGTGACGGCGCTCGGTGCCACCGCGGTTTAGGCAAGGCTGTTGTGGCGAGGGAGCTTGCTCCCGCTCGGCTGCGCAGCAGTCGTCGCTTCTGCGCCCTCAGGAATAGGGGTTGCTTCGCAACCCAGCGGGAGCAAGCTCCCTCGCCACAGGTTTCTGTCTGGCAGGCATAAAAAACCCGACATCAACGTCGGGTCCAATTGAAGACGGGCTGTATCACTTTTGTTCGACAGGTTTGACCAGGCGTTTCTCCAGCTCGCTGCACGCCTTCTGGATCATGTCTTCAGTGATCGGGACTTCGCGCCCTTGGGCATCGATAAACGAGCAGCCCAGGGATTGGTCCGGTTGCGTGCGGATCACTTGAATCTTGTCGTCGCTGCTGTGTTGCAAGGACATGGCCTGTCTCCTCATCAGGTTGTGCGCCTACTTTAATGTCGCCAGGTGACCGAGCCATGACACTCCTTGTAGGTTCATGGCGACACCTCCACTCAATCAGAAACACAGTTGCGTTTCCAGCCAGACTTTAGACCGATAACATCTATACGCTAGTCGCTGCGGTCATATTTAACCTGACTCATTCTGATTCAACCCTGGTTGCGTTGCGTTTCGGTGCCGCTGGCCGGTCTTTTTTCCTGTTGTTCTATCGGATGCTCCTGATGCTTTCTTCCCAGCAACGCCGTGCCATACGCCTGGCCAGCGGTTTCATCGCCCCTTATCGCAAGCAGGTCATCGGCGCTTTACTGGCCCTGATTGTTACCGCTGGCATTACCTTGTCCATGGGGCAAGGCATCCGATTGTTGGTGGACCAGGGGTTCATGACCCGCTCACCGCACCTGCTCAATCAATCCATCGGCCTGTTCATGGTGCTGGTGGTGGGACTGGCGATCGGTACGTTTGCCCGTTTCTACCTGGTGTCGTGGATCGGCGAACGGGTGGTGGCCGATATCCGACGGCAGGTCTTCAACCATTTGGTGTACTTGCATCCCGGCTTCTACGAAAACAACCGCAGTTCGGAAATACAGTCGCGGCTGACCACCGATACAACCCTGTTGCAGTCGGTGATCGGTTCGTCGTTGTCGCTGTTTCTGCGTAATGCCTTGATGGTCGTTGGCGGCATCGTGTTGCTATTCATCACCAACCCCAAGCTGACCAGCATCGTTGTGATTGCATTGCCGTTGGTGCTGGCGCCGATCCTGATCTTCGGCCGGAGGGTGCGCAGCCTGTCGCGACAGAGCCAGGACCGCATCGCCGACGTTGGCAGCTACGTCTCCGAAACCCTCGGCCAGATCAAGACCGTGCAGGCCTACAATCATCAGGTTCAGGATGAACAGCGTTTTTCCGTGACGGTGGAGCAGGCCTTCGACACTGCCCGCAAGCGTATCGCTCAAAGGGCCTGGCTGATCACGCTGGTGATCGTGCTGGTGCTGGGAGCGGTGGGGGTCATGCTCTGGGTCGGCGGTATGGATGTGATCGCCGGGCGGATCTCCGGCGGTGAACTGGCGGCTTTTGTTTTCTACAGCCTGATCGTTGGCAGTGCCTTTGGCACCCTGAGCGAAGTGATCGGTGAGTTGCAACGCGCGGCTGGTGCGGCGGAGCGCATCGCCGAGTTGCTGCGTTCGGAGAACATCATCCAACCGCCGCTTTCAGGCCTGGTGACGTTGCCGGAGCGGGTTCGCGGCGATTTGCGCCTTGAAGGCGTGCGTTTCTCCTATCCGTCCCGACCGGAAAGCTATGCGGTCGACGGTCTTGACCTGACCATTCGCGCCGGTGAAACCCTCGCCCTGGTCGGACCTTCCGGCGCCGGCAAATCAACGGTGTATGACCTGCTGCTGCGTTTCTACGATCCGGCGCAAGGGCAGATTCTCATCGACGACGTGCCGCTGACCCAACTCGATCCGCTGGACCTGCGCCGCCATTTCGCCCTGGTCTCGCAAAACCCCGCGCTGTTTTTCGGTACGGTCGAAGAGAACATTCGCTATGGCAATCCTGACGCGACTTCCGAGCAGGTGCGCGAAGCCGCGCAGATCGCCCACGCCCACGACTTCATCGAAAAAATGCCCGATGGCTACCAGACCCACCTGGGCGATGGCGGCCTGGGGCTATCCGGCGGCCAGCGCCAACGCCTGGCCATCGCCCGGGCTTTGTTGGTGGACGCGCCGATCCTGCTGCTGGACGAAGCCACCAGTGCCCTCGATGCGCAAAGCGAACACCTGATCCAGCAGGCCCTGCCCAGCCTGATGAAAAACCGCACCACCCTGGTCATCGCCCATCGCCTGGCCACGGTGAAAAACGCCGACCGGATCGCAGTGATGGACCAGGGCAAAGTGGTCGCCGTGGGCACCCACCAGGAACTGGTCGCCAGCAATGCGCTGTATGCGCGGTTGGCGGCGTTGCAGTTCAATGTGGGGCTGGAGGCGACAACTGACTAATACAGCGTCCACATGGGATGTTCAGTGGATAAGGATTTTGTGTTTGATGCAGGCCCCTGTGGGAGCGAGCTTGCTCGCGATAGCGGTGAGTCAGTTTGCATTCATGTTGCAGGTTCCGACGCCATCGCGCGCAAGCTCGCTCCCACAGGAAGAGGGCTTTGTGGGAGAGTTAATCACTGATCATCAAAGTACCGCTCATGCCAGTCCACCAGCGGCTGTGGCGAGTTGAGCTTCTGGCCGTAGATCACCGAGTATGACAACACGTTCTGTACGTATTGGCGGGTTTCGTCGAAGGGAATGCTCTCGACCCAGACGTCGAAGCTCAAATGATCGGCGCCCCGCAGCCACTGGCGCACGCGACCGGGGCCGGCGTTGTAGGCAGCGGAGGCCAGGACGCGGTTGCCGTTGAACTGACTGTGGACCTGGCTCAGGTAGGCCGCGCCGAGCTGGATGTTCTTGTCCGGGTTCAACACTTGCTGCGGCGATGCCAGGGGAATGCTGAACTTGCGCGCGGTTTCCTTGGCGGTGCCGGGCATCAGTTGCATCAGGCCGGTGGCGCCGACGCCGGAGCGGGCGTCGTCCATGAAGGCGCTTTCCTGGCGGGTGATGGCGAACACCCAGCTTGAATGCAGGCCACGAACCTTGGCTTCGCGCACCAGGGTGTCGCGGTGGGCCATCGGGAAACGGATGTCCAGGTCATCCCAGTACTTGGCCTGGCTGATGGTGCGGATCGCCGGGAAATACC
This genomic window contains:
- a CDS encoding MATE family efflux transporter, giving the protein MNPVIDTPLSRPARVRLELRTLLALALPIMVAQLATTAMGFVDAVMAGRVGPRDLAAVALGNSIWVPVFLLMTGTLLATTPKVAQRFGAGTFDQIGPLVRQALWLALVVGLIATLALFSAEPILHIMKVDPELIGPCMEYLRGIGTGLPAVALYHVLRCFSDGLGRTRPAMVLGLCGLALNIPLNYIFIYGHLGVPAMGGVGCGWATAIVMWFMALGMAGWACWAPVYQSSRLFSRFDWPHWTVIKRLLGIGLPIGIAVFAESSIFAVIALLIGSLGATVVAGHQIALNFSSLVFMIPYSLGMAVTVRVGQALGRAQPREARFAAGVGMGTALAYACLSASLMFALRGPIAAIYTADPVVIEVASMLIVYAALFQFSDAIQVTAAGALRGYQDTRVTMILTLFAYWGIGLPVGYALGLTDWLGAPSGPSGLWQGLIVGLSCAALMLSIRLARSARKQIRISRSSD
- the pdxB gene encoding 4-phosphoerythronate dehydrogenase PdxB, with product MLIVADENIPLLDAFFQGFGEIRRVPGRGIDRAMVEQADVLLVRSVSQVNRALLEGSKVRFVGTCTIGTDHLDLDYFAEAGIRWASAPGCNARGVVDYVLGSLMTLAEIEGADLQQRTFGVVGAGQVGGRLIEVLKGLGWTVKVCDPPRQVAEGGEYVSLEQIIEQCDVISLHTPLTRDGEHPTWHLFDEERLNQLKPGSWLINAARGPVIDNAALREVLLEREDLQAVLDVWEQEPTVDVDLADLCVVATPHIAGYSLDGRQRGTAQIYEALCAFLERPVEVRLSDLLPRPWLAGITLDAETDPAWALAALCRSVYDPRRDDADFRRSLVGTVSEQRSAFDALRKHYPPRREIDSLKVRIEGASATLQQIVTALGATAV
- a CDS encoding PA1571 family protein, with the protein product MSLQHSSDDKIQVIRTQPDQSLGCSFIDAQGREVPITEDMIQKACSELEKRLVKPVEQK
- a CDS encoding ABC transporter transmembrane domain-containing protein, with translation MLLMLSSQQRRAIRLASGFIAPYRKQVIGALLALIVTAGITLSMGQGIRLLVDQGFMTRSPHLLNQSIGLFMVLVVGLAIGTFARFYLVSWIGERVVADIRRQVFNHLVYLHPGFYENNRSSEIQSRLTTDTTLLQSVIGSSLSLFLRNALMVVGGIVLLFITNPKLTSIVVIALPLVLAPILIFGRRVRSLSRQSQDRIADVGSYVSETLGQIKTVQAYNHQVQDEQRFSVTVEQAFDTARKRIAQRAWLITLVIVLVLGAVGVMLWVGGMDVIAGRISGGELAAFVFYSLIVGSAFGTLSEVIGELQRAAGAAERIAELLRSENIIQPPLSGLVTLPERVRGDLRLEGVRFSYPSRPESYAVDGLDLTIRAGETLALVGPSGAGKSTVYDLLLRFYDPAQGQILIDDVPLTQLDPLDLRRHFALVSQNPALFFGTVEENIRYGNPDATSEQVREAAQIAHAHDFIEKMPDGYQTHLGDGGLGLSGGQRQRLAIARALLVDAPILLLDEATSALDAQSEHLIQQALPSLMKNRTTLVIAHRLATVKNADRIAVMDQGKVVAVGTHQELVASNALYARLAALQFNVGLEATTD